The Cytobacillus oceanisediminis genomic interval CGTCAGCCATCGAATTGCGTTTTCCGATGTTAACCGGTTTTACCCGCTTACCGGCAGCGAGGATCGGGACGTATTCCCTCGTATGGTTGGAATGGCCGATGGTCGGGTCGTTGCCATGGTCGGCCATGATAATTATCAGGTCCTCCTCTTCCATCTTGGGCAGGAATTCTGCGAGCCACTGGTCGGTTGTATTCAGCAGTCTGGCATACCATTCGGCATCCTCAGCATGTCCTGCCAGGTCTGTCTCCTGTACATTAACCAGAAACGCCGCATCCTCTTCTTCTTCCAAATAAGACTTCTCTAAAACTTTTAAAACTTTTTCGGTATCCACAATGGGATCTGCAGGTCCTTCACCATGCAAAACATCTGCCGTTTTGCCAATCCGATGTACTTTGAGGCCACGTCTGGCGGCTATCATCGGAAATTGTCCGTCTATGTTTACACCGTAGCCCATGTGATAGACTTCATAGCCTTTGCCGTACACCTTGGCCTTCGGGGCATCTACTCCCCACTGGCCGGGATTTTTTTCATGTACAACTGACAGGATATGTTCAATGGTTGTATAGGGTCCTCCAAAAGCAATGACCCGGCTGGTGTCTACATTCTGGCGGACAATCTTTCCGACTTCCTTTAACTCCTGGAAAGGCATTTTATTAAAATCAGCAGTTAAATTGATGATGTTTCCTAATGAAGATTCAAGATTATCCCCTATGACGCAGGCACCATTTACTAATAGCACCGGCCGGTCTTCCCATGGGTATTCAACCTGGTAGCCTGCTTCAGTTAATGCCTTGGCCAGATCTGGATGAATATCTTTCATCAGCCTTTTATTCGAGCGCTTCGGGCAGCTTCCGGCAATTTCCTGATGTCCGAGGTACGTATCTGCCCCGTGATGGGCCAGTGCCGAGCAGCCGTAAGCATTGGCAGGGGCTGCCTTGCCATCGACAAGCGCACCTAGCCCAAGCCTGTATAGAGTTGGGATTTTTAAAAAACCAACCGATTCCCGGATATGTTTATAGGTATTGGCCCTGCAGTCAGAAGGGCTGAACTCTCCGCAATCCTCCATTTCCCCTATGCCAAAGCTGTCAATTACCAGCAGAATTGCTTTTGCCATCCTTACCACTTCCTCTCAAAGTGAACCAGTTCCGGCTTTCCGCTTTGAATTCCTTTTACCAGGGCAATATGGGCCCTTGTGACGAACACCTGGGTGCGGAAAGAGAAAACAGCTGTATCTCCTTCAGAAACCGGAAAGCCGTCCGGTTTCTCAATCGAACCATAGTAGTCAATTGCTTCAGAAGCCGGCTCGATTGCTTTTACATACTGCTTCAATATGTCTTTTTCATTGTTACCGACCAGGCACCCGGTTAAATGGGAGCGACCGTAGTAGCCCCCGCCGATGACATAATAATGCTCCTGATCCTGGTGGGACACTTCCGTTACATATACAATGGCAGGTTTCTCGGGGAGATCCCGGTAAGCATGCAGCGGGGTCGTTCCGGTAAGGGCATGTCCCGGTTCTCCATGTGTTACACCCTGTTCTGCCAGGAACGGTAT includes:
- a CDS encoding phosphopentomutase, with translation MAKAILLVIDSFGIGEMEDCGEFSPSDCRANTYKHIRESVGFLKIPTLYRLGLGALVDGKAAPANAYGCSALAHHGADTYLGHQEIAGSCPKRSNKRLMKDIHPDLAKALTEAGYQVEYPWEDRPVLLVNGACVIGDNLESSLGNIINLTADFNKMPFQELKEVGKIVRQNVDTSRVIAFGGPYTTIEHILSVVHEKNPGQWGVDAPKAKVYGKGYEVYHMGYGVNIDGQFPMIAARRGLKVHRIGKTADVLHGEGPADPIVDTEKVLKVLEKSYLEEEEDAAFLVNVQETDLAGHAEDAEWYARLLNTTDQWLAEFLPKMEEEDLIIIMADHGNDPTIGHSNHTREYVPILAAGKRVKPVNIGKRNSMADVGATISEFFGLPATEEGESFLEMIID